From a single Micromonospora sp. WMMD1102 genomic region:
- the glyA gene encoding serine hydroxymethyltransferase, whose protein sequence is MHVPAIPSLTAADPELATLIESEATRQHDKLRMIASENYVSTAVLEASGTVLTNKYSEGYPGRRYYEGQQFVDPIETLAVTRARELFGVAHANVQPYSGSPANLAVYLAFLSPGDTVLGMALPMGGHLTHGWSVSATGKWFNPVRYGVSAQTGRIDLDEVRDLARRERPKLIFCGGTAVPRTIDFAGFAEIAREVGAVLVADIAHIAGLVAGGAHPSPVGHADVITTTTHKTLRGPRGAMIMTTAEHAAAVDKAVFPGLQGGPHNHTTAGIAVALREAGTEDFRRYAHQVVANARALAAALVERDFTLSSGGTDNHLILADLTGKGIAGKPAAQALDRAGIELNYNTVPYDPRKPFDPSGIRLGTPALTTRGLTEEQMPQVAAWMDEAVSAAVKDDEATLDRIAGEVRDLLAAYPMPGYTAG, encoded by the coding sequence GTGCACGTACCAGCGATTCCCAGCCTGACCGCCGCCGACCCGGAGTTGGCGACGCTGATCGAGTCCGAGGCGACCCGGCAGCACGACAAACTGCGGATGATCGCCTCCGAGAACTACGTCTCGACCGCGGTACTCGAAGCCAGCGGCACGGTGCTGACGAACAAATACTCGGAGGGTTACCCCGGCCGCCGCTACTACGAGGGCCAGCAGTTCGTCGACCCGATCGAGACGCTCGCGGTGACCCGGGCCCGGGAACTCTTCGGGGTCGCGCACGCCAACGTGCAGCCGTACTCCGGCTCCCCGGCCAACCTCGCCGTCTACCTGGCGTTCCTCTCCCCCGGCGACACCGTGCTGGGGATGGCGCTGCCGATGGGCGGCCACCTGACGCACGGTTGGTCGGTCTCGGCCACCGGCAAGTGGTTCAACCCGGTCCGCTACGGCGTCTCGGCGCAGACCGGCAGGATCGACCTGGACGAGGTCCGCGACCTGGCCCGGCGGGAGCGCCCCAAGCTGATCTTCTGCGGCGGTACCGCCGTGCCGCGCACCATCGACTTCGCCGGCTTCGCCGAGATCGCCCGCGAGGTCGGCGCGGTGCTGGTCGCCGACATCGCGCACATCGCCGGCCTGGTCGCCGGTGGTGCCCACCCGTCGCCGGTCGGGCACGCCGACGTGATCACCACCACCACGCACAAGACCCTGCGCGGCCCGCGCGGCGCCATGATCATGACAACCGCCGAGCACGCCGCCGCGGTCGACAAGGCCGTCTTCCCCGGCCTCCAGGGAGGCCCGCACAACCACACCACCGCCGGGATCGCGGTCGCGCTGCGGGAGGCCGGCACCGAGGATTTCCGCCGGTACGCCCACCAGGTCGTCGCGAACGCCAGGGCGCTGGCGGCGGCACTCGTCGAGCGGGACTTCACGCTCTCCTCCGGCGGCACCGACAACCACCTGATCCTGGCCGACCTGACCGGCAAGGGCATCGCCGGCAAGCCGGCAGCACAGGCGCTGGACCGGGCCGGCATCGAGCTGAACTACAACACCGTGCCGTACGACCCGCGCAAGCCGTTCGACCCCTCCGGCATCCGGCTCGGCACCCCCGCGCTGACCACCCGGGGGCTGACCGAGGAGCAGATGCCGCAGGTGGCGGCCTGGATGGACGAGGCGGTGAGCGCGGCGGTCAAGGACGACGAGGCGACGCTGGACCGGATCGCCGGTGAGGTCCGGGACCTGCTGGCGGCGTACCCGATGCCGGGCTACACGGCCGGCTGA
- a CDS encoding LacI family DNA-binding transcriptional regulator has translation MKRPTIADVARRAGVSKGAVSYALNGQPGVSDATRQRILAIAREIGFNPNSAARALSGATANAVGLALCRPARILGVEPFFMELISGVEAELSARSYALTLQVVASPEAEIAVYRRWWGERRVDGVFVCDLRVDDRRVPVLEELRLPAVVIGGPGGGGLDHVWSDESAALTEVLEYLVALGHRQIARIGGLPGLRHTEIRTETFGAVSRRLGLKRTVTVSSDYSGEEGARATRRLLSSADRPTAIVYDNDVMAIAGLAVAQEMGLAVPVDVSIVAWDDSPLCQLVHPSLTALHRDIPAYGAHAASRLLAAIAGQPLGDFQDETAHLIPRGSTAPPRM, from the coding sequence GTGAAACGGCCGACAATCGCGGACGTGGCCCGCCGGGCAGGCGTTTCCAAGGGAGCGGTCTCCTACGCCCTGAACGGACAGCCCGGCGTCTCGGACGCCACCCGGCAACGCATTCTCGCCATCGCCCGGGAGATCGGCTTCAACCCGAACAGCGCCGCACGGGCGCTCTCCGGAGCCACCGCCAACGCGGTCGGGCTGGCGCTCTGCCGGCCGGCCCGGATCCTCGGCGTCGAACCGTTCTTCATGGAGCTGATCAGCGGGGTGGAGGCGGAACTCTCCGCCCGGTCGTACGCGCTGACCCTCCAGGTGGTGGCCAGCCCGGAGGCCGAGATCGCGGTCTACCGACGCTGGTGGGGCGAGCGGCGGGTGGACGGCGTCTTCGTCTGCGACCTGCGGGTCGACGACCGCCGGGTGCCGGTGCTCGAGGAGCTGCGCCTGCCGGCGGTGGTGATCGGCGGACCGGGCGGCGGCGGGCTCGACCACGTCTGGTCCGACGAGTCGGCGGCCCTGACCGAGGTGCTCGAATACCTCGTCGCACTCGGCCACCGGCAGATCGCCCGGATCGGCGGCCTGCCCGGCCTGCGGCACACCGAGATCCGCACCGAGACGTTCGGCGCCGTCTCCCGCCGGCTCGGTCTGAAGCGTACGGTCACCGTCTCGTCCGACTACAGCGGCGAAGAGGGCGCCCGGGCCACCCGACGCCTGCTCAGCTCCGCCGACCGGCCGACCGCGATCGTGTACGACAACGACGTGATGGCCATCGCCGGTCTCGCCGTGGCCCAGGAGATGGGGCTGGCCGTCCCCGTCGACGTCTCCATCGTGGCCTGGGACGACTCGCCGCTCTGCCAACTCGTCCACCCGTCGCTGACCGCGCTGCACCGGGACATCCCGGCGTACGGGGCGCACGCCGCGAGTCGACTGTTGGCCGCGATCGCCGGGCAGCCGCTCGGCGACTTCCAGGACGAGACCGCGCACCTGATCCCGCGCGGCAGCACCGCGCCACCGCGGATGTAA
- a CDS encoding glycoside hydrolase family 2 protein, translating into MTSWQSLHDGWSLTAVGDPEIPAAVASARIPATVPGCVHTDLLAAGLIPDPYLDQHELELGWIGHTDWCYETTFHWPGDGEGAGEGKREGKDGGERVELVCAGLDTVATVTLNGVELGRTANMHRGYSFDVRPVLRVGANVLRVRFDSAYRYAEAEQRRLGARPKAYPTPFNFIRKMACNFGWDWGPELVTAGIWQEIGLRTWRTARLAEVRPQVTVAGTEGRVRVRVDVDLADDRTAAAGPLTVRAAVAGEVAEVVLAPGQRTAELTVTVADPELWWPRGYGDQPRYPLTVTLHAADGELDTWQRQIGFRSVRLETGTDEHGSAFTVVVNDLPIFARGVNWIPDDCFPHRVTRQRYAERLRQASDAGVNFLRVWGGGRYESEDFYDLADELGLLVGQDFLFSCAAYPEEEPFRTEVRAEAAEQIVRLASHPSLVLWFGNNENIWGWHDWGWQQELADRSWGAGYYFELLPGLLAELDPTRPYWPGSPWSGRPEIHPNDPAHGSMHIWTVWNQIDYTHYRDYLPRFVAEFGWQGPASYATLRRAISDPAGLAVDSAAMAHRQKAGDGQLKLARGLAAHLPAPRDFDDWHYLTQLNQARAMSVGVEHLRSYRPICMGSVVWQLNDCWPVTSWAAVDGDGRRKPLWYALRRAYADRLLTIQPRQGGLALVAVNDGGAPWTGRVDVTRLTLAGEPRGKASVELSVPPYSQMRWTLPADVASSDDPRAELLVADPGGGGGGGGGGGRSFWFFAEDHELAYPPAGYDATVEPTPDGVRVRVTARTILRDLVLAPDRLDPAAEVDEALVTLLPGESTTFTVRSGVPLDPTALTTRPVLRCVNDMVPGS; encoded by the coding sequence GTGACGTCCTGGCAGAGCCTGCACGACGGTTGGTCGCTGACCGCGGTCGGCGACCCGGAGATCCCGGCGGCGGTCGCGTCGGCCCGGATTCCGGCCACCGTGCCCGGCTGCGTGCACACCGACCTGCTCGCCGCCGGACTGATCCCGGACCCCTATCTCGACCAGCACGAACTCGAACTGGGCTGGATCGGCCACACCGACTGGTGCTACGAAACCACGTTCCACTGGCCCGGCGACGGTGAGGGGGCGGGAGAGGGGAAGCGGGAGGGAAAAGACGGCGGTGAGCGGGTCGAGCTGGTCTGTGCCGGCCTCGACACGGTGGCGACGGTCACCCTCAACGGCGTCGAGCTGGGGCGCACCGCCAACATGCACCGCGGCTACTCCTTCGACGTCCGGCCGGTGCTGCGGGTCGGTGCGAACGTGCTGCGGGTGCGGTTCGACTCGGCGTACCGGTATGCCGAGGCGGAGCAGCGGCGGCTCGGCGCGCGCCCGAAGGCGTACCCGACGCCGTTCAACTTCATCCGCAAGATGGCCTGCAACTTCGGCTGGGACTGGGGACCGGAGCTGGTCACCGCCGGGATCTGGCAGGAGATCGGGCTGCGCACCTGGCGGACCGCGCGGCTGGCCGAGGTCCGCCCGCAGGTCACCGTCGCCGGCACCGAGGGCCGGGTCAGGGTACGCGTCGACGTCGACCTCGCCGACGACCGGACCGCCGCCGCCGGACCGCTCACCGTCCGGGCGGCCGTGGCCGGCGAGGTCGCCGAGGTCGTGCTGGCACCCGGGCAGCGCACCGCCGAGCTGACCGTCACCGTCGCCGACCCCGAACTGTGGTGGCCCCGGGGGTACGGCGACCAACCGCGCTATCCGCTCACCGTCACCCTGCACGCCGCCGACGGCGAGCTGGACACCTGGCAGCGGCAGATCGGCTTCCGCTCGGTACGCCTGGAGACCGGCACCGACGAGCACGGCTCGGCGTTCACCGTCGTCGTCAACGACCTGCCGATCTTCGCCCGGGGTGTCAACTGGATCCCGGACGACTGCTTCCCGCACCGGGTGACCCGGCAGCGCTACGCCGAACGCCTCCGCCAGGCCAGCGACGCGGGCGTCAACTTCCTGCGTGTCTGGGGCGGCGGCCGGTACGAGTCCGAGGACTTCTACGACCTCGCCGACGAGCTGGGCCTGCTGGTCGGGCAGGACTTCCTCTTCTCCTGTGCCGCCTATCCGGAGGAGGAGCCGTTCCGCACCGAGGTACGCGCCGAGGCGGCCGAGCAGATCGTCCGGCTGGCCAGCCATCCGAGCCTGGTGCTCTGGTTCGGCAACAACGAGAACATCTGGGGCTGGCACGACTGGGGTTGGCAGCAGGAGCTGGCCGACCGGAGCTGGGGGGCCGGCTACTACTTCGAGCTGCTGCCCGGCCTGCTGGCCGAGCTGGACCCGACCCGCCCGTACTGGCCGGGCAGCCCGTGGTCGGGGCGGCCGGAGATCCACCCGAACGACCCGGCACACGGCAGCATGCACATCTGGACGGTGTGGAACCAGATCGACTACACGCACTACCGGGACTACCTGCCCCGGTTCGTCGCCGAGTTCGGCTGGCAGGGCCCGGCCAGCTACGCCACGCTGCGCCGGGCGATCTCCGATCCGGCCGGGCTGGCCGTGGACTCGGCCGCGATGGCGCACCGGCAGAAGGCCGGCGACGGCCAGCTCAAACTGGCCCGGGGGCTGGCGGCACACCTGCCGGCACCGCGCGACTTCGACGACTGGCACTACCTGACCCAGCTCAACCAGGCGCGGGCGATGAGCGTCGGGGTGGAGCACCTGCGGTCGTACCGGCCGATCTGCATGGGCAGCGTCGTCTGGCAGCTCAACGACTGCTGGCCGGTCACCTCGTGGGCCGCCGTCGACGGCGACGGCCGCCGCAAACCCCTCTGGTACGCGCTGCGCCGCGCCTACGCCGACCGGCTGCTGACGATCCAGCCGAGGCAGGGCGGGCTGGCCCTGGTGGCCGTCAACGACGGCGGTGCACCCTGGACCGGTCGGGTGGACGTGACCCGGCTGACCCTGGCCGGCGAGCCGAGGGGCAAGGCGTCGGTCGAGTTGTCGGTGCCGCCGTACTCGCAGATGCGCTGGACGCTGCCGGCGGACGTCGCCAGCTCCGACGATCCGCGCGCCGAGCTGCTGGTCGCCGATCCCGGAGGGGGCGGCGGGGGCGGCGGGGGCGGCGGACGGAGCTTCTGGTTCTTCGCCGAGGACCACGAGTTGGCGTACCCGCCGGCCGGTTACGACGCCACCGTCGAACCCACCCCGGACGGGGTACGGGTCCGGGTGACCGCCCGGACGATCCTGCGCGACCTGGTGCTCGCCCCGGACCGGCTCGATCCGGCGGCCGAGGTGGACGAGGCACTTGTCACGCTGCTGCCGGGGGAGTCGACGACGTTCACCGTGCGGTCCGGGGTGCCGCTGGACCCAACGGCGCTCACCACCCGTCCGGTACTCCGTTGTGTAAACGACATGGTGCCGGGTTCCTGA
- a CDS encoding hemerythrin domain-containing protein, with amino-acid sequence MGEGEQTRLVAWSHELRRVHGRLREALRVTQQALADGEPAEPATRELLLFCHGFCAALDAHHEGEDRDLFPAIAERHPELRETLRQLRQDHSMIGHLLAGLRAAVDRAAPQAELERHLEGVAAIMESHFRYEERQLLTVLESLALDADPDVVLGPL; translated from the coding sequence GTGGGTGAGGGCGAGCAGACCAGGCTGGTGGCCTGGAGTCATGAGTTGCGCCGCGTTCACGGACGACTTCGCGAAGCGCTGCGCGTCACCCAGCAGGCCCTGGCCGACGGCGAGCCGGCCGAACCGGCGACCAGAGAGCTGTTGCTGTTCTGCCACGGGTTCTGCGCCGCCCTGGACGCGCATCACGAGGGCGAGGACCGGGACCTGTTTCCGGCGATCGCGGAGCGGCATCCCGAGTTGCGGGAGACGCTTCGCCAACTGCGGCAGGACCATTCGATGATCGGGCACCTGCTGGCCGGCCTCCGGGCCGCAGTCGACCGGGCCGCCCCGCAGGCAGAATTGGAGCGGCACCTGGAGGGCGTGGCGGCGATCATGGAGTCGCACTTCAGGTACGAGGAACGCCAGCTTCTGACGGTGCTGGAGAGCCTGGCGCTGGACGCCGATCCCGACGTGGTGCTGGGCCCACTGTGA
- a CDS encoding type VII secretion target, with translation MSQLEVNPPELRNLGTRVGQQGDTLTRAVADSGSQLVPAGAKGSPWALLAQADRTATGWSDYLRGLAKRVNETGRSLVEAASLYAASDERAAGRLGPR, from the coding sequence ATGAGCCAACTTGAGGTCAACCCGCCTGAGCTGCGGAATCTGGGGACCCGGGTCGGGCAGCAGGGTGACACGTTGACGCGCGCGGTGGCCGATTCGGGATCGCAGTTGGTCCCGGCCGGGGCGAAAGGCTCGCCGTGGGCGTTGCTGGCCCAGGCGGACCGGACCGCCACCGGATGGTCGGACTACCTGCGGGGCCTGGCCAAGCGGGTCAACGAGACGGGGCGGTCGCTGGTCGAGGCGGCCAGCCTTTACGCGGCCTCGGACGAGCGGGCCGCGGGTCGGCTCGGTCCTCGGTGA
- a CDS encoding alpha/beta hydrolase: MSVTWQALLAVDVGPVRQAAPVWDKLAATLEDQADGMAANARTLPEVWPSGPASESAAKHLDGMRGELDNAYVPMSSIAQALAEWADGISELKGQARALIDDAERLNITIAADGTISMNEGSANASTAQSMNSVVHVRDGILQRAAELDGRLAGVLAQNTATAAGTPAAFVDPKTIPARGTDPVDVKRWWDSLTPEQQRYLIMNNFEQIGWLDGVPAASRDIANRLALDHAQETSQASLDQTKARQDQIRGMIEQGRIWELYPDASDPMTAAETELMRLDGQRSDLEGKLKGLTAIDNRLEDTNLPRAYLLGVSTEGDGRAIVSVGNPDLADNVLTYVPGTGSDLSKVGGDIERANRMASDANAADRSATTAAVFWLGYDAPDSIPQAGQSGFAEDGGRDLGSFQTGLRATHEGDSPSRNTVLGHSYGSTVIGHGAMSSSISADALVFVGSPGVDVNNADELTGVHPSQVYATRAEHDMIARIPDWDIIHGNDPTRDDFGANVFASDPGDPEDEGATHSKYWDHGNISRRNIAYVATGQPEKLT, from the coding sequence GTGAGCGTCACCTGGCAGGCGCTGCTCGCCGTCGACGTCGGGCCGGTCCGGCAGGCGGCGCCGGTCTGGGACAAGCTCGCCGCCACCCTCGAGGACCAGGCCGACGGGATGGCCGCCAACGCCAGGACGCTGCCGGAGGTGTGGCCGTCCGGGCCGGCGTCGGAGTCCGCGGCGAAGCACCTGGACGGGATGCGCGGCGAGCTGGACAACGCGTACGTGCCGATGTCGAGCATCGCGCAGGCGCTGGCCGAGTGGGCCGACGGCATCTCGGAGCTGAAGGGTCAGGCCCGGGCCCTGATCGACGACGCGGAACGGCTGAACATCACGATCGCCGCCGACGGCACGATCAGCATGAACGAGGGCTCCGCCAACGCGTCCACCGCGCAGAGCATGAACTCGGTCGTGCACGTCCGCGACGGCATCCTGCAACGCGCGGCGGAGCTGGACGGCCGGCTGGCCGGCGTCCTCGCGCAGAACACCGCGACAGCCGCGGGCACGCCGGCGGCGTTCGTCGACCCGAAGACCATCCCGGCCCGCGGCACCGACCCGGTCGACGTCAAGCGTTGGTGGGACTCACTCACACCGGAACAACAGCGTTATCTGATTATGAACAACTTCGAGCAGATCGGCTGGCTCGACGGGGTTCCGGCCGCCAGTCGCGACATCGCCAACCGGCTCGCGCTCGACCATGCGCAGGAGACCAGCCAGGCCAGCCTCGACCAGACGAAGGCCCGGCAGGACCAGATCCGCGGCATGATCGAGCAGGGGCGCATCTGGGAGCTGTATCCCGACGCCAGCGACCCGATGACCGCCGCCGAGACCGAGCTGATGCGTCTGGACGGTCAGCGGTCCGACCTGGAGGGCAAACTCAAGGGCCTGACCGCGATCGACAACCGGCTCGAGGACACCAACCTGCCCCGGGCGTACCTCCTGGGGGTCTCCACCGAGGGTGACGGCAGGGCGATCGTGTCGGTAGGCAATCCCGACCTCGCCGACAACGTCCTGACCTACGTGCCCGGCACCGGCAGCGACCTGTCCAAGGTCGGCGGCGACATCGAGCGGGCCAACCGGATGGCCAGCGACGCGAACGCCGCCGACCGCTCGGCGACGACCGCGGCGGTCTTCTGGCTCGGCTACGACGCGCCGGACAGCATCCCGCAGGCCGGGCAGAGCGGGTTCGCCGAGGACGGTGGCAGAGACCTCGGCAGCTTCCAGACCGGGCTGCGCGCCACCCACGAGGGCGACAGCCCGTCCCGCAACACCGTGCTCGGACACAGCTACGGCTCCACGGTGATCGGACACGGTGCGATGAGCAGCAGCATCAGCGCGGACGCGCTGGTCTTCGTGGGCTCGCCCGGAGTCGACGTCAACAACGCCGACGAGCTGACCGGCGTGCATCCCAGCCAGGTGTACGCCACCCGGGCCGAGCACGACATGATCGCCCGCATCCCCGACTGGGACATCATCCACGGAAACGATCCGACCCGGGACGACTTCGGCGCCAACGTCTTCGCCAGCGACCCCGGCGACCCCGAGGACGAGGGCGCGACCCACTCGAAATACTGGGACCATGGGAACATTTCGCGCAGAAACATCGCGTACGTTGCCACCGGCCAGCCCGAGAAGCTGACGTGA
- a CDS encoding serine/threonine-protein kinase, giving the protein MSVAPSIQQLGDYRLIRLLGAGGMGDVYFGVSPTADRVAVKVIKQHLLADSTIRKRFAAEVESLRVVWGSRVARLEAADPLGDPAWLAVEYVPGSTLSQYVEQREPLPLPLVAMIGAMLADGLDRVHQAGLLHRDLKPHNIILGRDGPVLIDFGLAVLTERGDYLTDPGAIVGTPHYMSPERIRGERDQAVGPDIYGLAATLVFALTGRNLYSAAGGMHGLILQITDPDVLPDFSGVPVEVVPLLGAMLAHDPSARPSLSVVRTRLLAIATSGGIPVIEMRRRVGELTFDGSNEIMVPPEFTDPIQDPEDSTAGGGSDDGDVDDRVVVDGDAGSRADGGGGPETRVDPNPPGRLPTTLVDPDPPDRQRAEVGWLTDQLRRQYARRGTL; this is encoded by the coding sequence GTGAGTGTGGCACCTTCGATCCAGCAGCTCGGCGACTACCGGCTCATCCGCCTCCTCGGGGCGGGTGGAATGGGTGATGTCTACTTTGGTGTCTCGCCGACCGCGGACCGTGTCGCGGTGAAGGTGATCAAACAGCATCTGCTCGCCGATTCGACGATCCGGAAGCGGTTCGCGGCCGAGGTGGAGAGCCTGCGGGTCGTCTGGGGATCGCGGGTCGCCCGCCTCGAGGCCGCTGACCCGCTCGGCGACCCGGCCTGGCTGGCGGTCGAGTACGTGCCCGGTTCGACCTTGTCGCAGTACGTCGAGCAGCGCGAGCCGCTGCCGCTGCCGCTGGTGGCGATGATCGGAGCGATGCTCGCCGACGGGCTGGACCGGGTGCACCAGGCCGGTCTGCTGCACCGGGATCTGAAGCCGCACAACATCATTCTCGGTCGGGACGGGCCGGTGCTGATCGACTTCGGCTTGGCGGTGCTCACCGAACGGGGCGATTATCTGACCGACCCGGGCGCGATCGTCGGTACTCCGCACTACATGTCGCCGGAGCGGATCAGGGGCGAACGGGACCAGGCAGTCGGTCCGGACATCTACGGACTCGCCGCGACCCTGGTCTTCGCGCTCACCGGGCGCAACCTCTATTCCGCCGCCGGTGGGATGCACGGGTTGATTCTCCAGATCACCGACCCGGACGTGCTGCCGGATTTCTCCGGGGTCCCGGTCGAGGTGGTGCCGTTGCTCGGCGCGATGCTGGCGCACGATCCGTCCGCCCGGCCCAGCCTGTCAGTGGTACGCACCCGGTTGCTGGCGATCGCCACCTCCGGTGGGATACCCGTGATCGAGATGCGGCGCCGGGTGGGGGAGCTGACCTTCGACGGCAGCAACGAGATCATGGTGCCACCGGAGTTCACCGACCCGATCCAGGACCCGGAGGACAGCACCGCGGGCGGCGGCAGCGATGACGGTGATGTCGACGATCGCGTAGTGGTCGACGGCGACGCCGGCAGCCGTGCGGATGGCGGGGGCGGGCCGGAGACCCGGGTCGACCCGAACCCGCCCGGGCGACTACCGACGACGCTGGTGGACCCAGACCCGCCGGACCGGCAACGGGCAGAGGTGGGCTGGCTGACCGACCAACTGCGCCGGCAGTACGCCCGACGCGGCACCCTGTGA
- a CDS encoding DUF262 domain-containing protein — MADHGLKFEIESKTVAEFRSLDKSGELILRPEYQRKAVWPERAKVSLMETILLGYPIPEIYLAYETSPEGEQTASVVDGQQRLTALLEFINNKFPLDGLEDEKLIQKFEGKLFKELPDDVRQEFFQYRFPIRRLSNLADQFVRAVFARVNRVNMVLTDQELRNALLPGPFNEFLKDCVAHPISVVSGVFSGERRKRGGDLEFYAEVFGTCIFGLSNKKTELDERYDKISEDFEDYQDRSVEFLALLTFLRNTLKWGGRTRWSNIVDMFTLLHVSWELREKLCSADSVRAEQIRELLDLFQRAVSARKRKGEDEESVSLSASLSGTLEMAVEQVDEAIEGYMSGIRNSSDLGSRRIRSRHLRSIVSKKLES; from the coding sequence GTGGCTGATCACGGGCTGAAGTTCGAGATTGAGTCAAAAACGGTAGCGGAGTTCCGGTCGCTGGACAAGTCCGGCGAGCTGATCCTCCGGCCTGAATACCAGCGTAAGGCCGTCTGGCCGGAACGTGCCAAGGTTTCTTTGATGGAGACCATCCTCCTCGGATATCCGATCCCGGAGATCTACCTCGCTTACGAAACGTCGCCCGAAGGGGAACAAACAGCTTCCGTCGTTGACGGCCAGCAGCGCCTCACCGCCTTGCTTGAGTTTATAAACAACAAATTTCCGCTGGATGGGCTAGAGGACGAAAAGCTGATCCAGAAGTTCGAGGGAAAGCTTTTCAAGGAACTTCCCGACGATGTGCGTCAAGAGTTCTTTCAATATCGCTTTCCGATTCGGCGCCTATCGAACCTTGCCGATCAGTTTGTGCGCGCAGTCTTCGCCCGAGTCAACAGGGTAAATATGGTGCTGACAGATCAAGAGCTCCGGAATGCCCTGTTGCCTGGCCCCTTCAACGAATTCCTCAAGGATTGTGTAGCCCACCCAATAAGTGTGGTTTCCGGAGTTTTCAGTGGTGAACGACGTAAACGAGGCGGTGACCTAGAGTTCTATGCTGAGGTCTTTGGCACCTGCATCTTCGGGCTGTCCAACAAAAAGACCGAACTCGACGAACGCTATGATAAAATTTCCGAAGATTTCGAAGATTACCAGGATCGTTCAGTAGAGTTCCTTGCGTTACTGACGTTCCTTAGAAATACGCTCAAGTGGGGCGGCCGAACCAGATGGTCGAACATCGTCGATATGTTTACGCTGCTGCATGTTTCTTGGGAGCTACGCGAGAAGCTCTGTAGTGCTGACTCGGTCCGGGCCGAGCAGATTCGGGAACTTCTGGATCTGTTTCAGCGCGCAGTTTCAGCCAGGAAGCGCAAGGGCGAGGACGAAGAGAGTGTCAGCCTCTCTGCATCGCTTTCGGGCACGCTCGAAATGGCGGTCGAGCAGGTTGATGAAGCTATCGAAGGGTATATGTCGGGTATCCGCAACTCGTCCGACTTGGGGTCACGCCGAATTCGCTCCCGGCACCTGAGATCCATAGTTTCGAAGAAGCTCGAGAGCTGA
- a CDS encoding DUF397 domain-containing protein encodes MTPIEHTPEQDWFKSSRSANNAACVEVRYAGGAVAVRDSKDLGGPILAFTGPAWSGFVATLLPGQR; translated from the coding sequence GTGACCCCCATCGAGCACACTCCTGAACAGGACTGGTTCAAGTCGTCCCGCAGTGCGAACAACGCCGCCTGCGTCGAGGTGCGGTACGCGGGCGGGGCTGTGGCCGTACGCGACTCGAAGGACCTCGGCGGACCGATCCTCGCCTTCACCGGCCCAGCCTGGTCCGGCTTCGTCGCCACCCTCCTGCCCGGCCAGCGCTGA
- a CDS encoding helix-turn-helix transcriptional regulator, which produces MTSIEDDRVYIKRMSWRVSRTIFLSVLEGGVMVSAKSSGASKSRRAKPSPLESPTVQAWELGLRLRERREELGMTAVAAGRATGIAQAYVSGVEAGKVKLPADRLAQLVQVYEIEPDDAAELEQLRESSTKRAWWHQYSQLFPAEFLRFLGYEAGADHVRSYQSDVIDGLLQTEAYARAIMRGGNTYVRLTEVNRRIAVRMARQTRLTGDNPLTLIAVLGEGVLRQQVGGPAVMRDQLQHLATLVTKRPEQIQIRIVPFTAGAYPALGGPFQILSFPSPRLPELVWQEILTSSDIIDQSGRVADYVVTFEETLERALSSDESLALIRRIAKEMT; this is translated from the coding sequence GTGACTAGCATTGAGGATGATCGCGTTTATATCAAGAGGATGAGTTGGCGGGTTTCCCGTACTATCTTCCTCAGCGTTCTCGAAGGAGGAGTCATGGTGAGCGCCAAGTCGTCGGGGGCGTCGAAGTCCCGTCGGGCGAAGCCAAGCCCGCTGGAGTCGCCGACCGTGCAGGCGTGGGAGCTCGGACTCCGGTTGCGCGAGCGCCGCGAGGAACTGGGCATGACGGCCGTGGCTGCGGGTCGGGCCACGGGCATCGCCCAGGCGTACGTGTCGGGTGTGGAGGCAGGCAAGGTCAAGCTGCCCGCCGACCGCCTGGCCCAGCTCGTGCAGGTCTACGAGATCGAGCCCGACGACGCGGCAGAGCTTGAGCAGCTACGGGAATCGTCGACCAAGCGTGCCTGGTGGCACCAGTATTCTCAGCTCTTCCCCGCCGAGTTCCTCCGGTTCCTCGGCTACGAAGCCGGCGCTGACCATGTCCGCAGCTACCAGAGCGACGTAATCGACGGCCTGTTGCAGACCGAGGCGTACGCCCGCGCGATCATGCGTGGCGGCAACACCTACGTTCGGCTCACCGAGGTCAACCGGCGGATTGCGGTCCGGATGGCTCGGCAGACGCGACTGACCGGGGATAACCCGCTCACCCTCATCGCCGTGCTCGGCGAGGGTGTGCTTCGGCAGCAAGTCGGCGGACCGGCTGTGATGCGGGACCAGCTCCAACATCTCGCCACGCTGGTCACCAAGCGGCCGGAGCAGATCCAGATCAGGATCGTGCCGTTCACCGCAGGCGCCTATCCCGCGCTCGGTGGACCGTTCCAGATCCTCTCCTTCCCCTCGCCTCGGCTGCCCGAGCTGGTCTGGCAGGAGATCCTGACCTCCAGTGACATCATCGACCAGTCGGGCCGGGTGGCCGACTACGTGGTCACCTTCGAGGAGACGCTGGAGCGCGCGTTAAGCTCGGACGAGTCGCTGGCGTTGATCCGGCGGATCGCCAAGGAGATGACGTGA